The region ATAATGCTCCAACAACTGATGCATTAGCGTTGGAAAGCAGAAAAGATTTAGAAGCAATTCGCTTACAGTCTAAAGCTTCAGAGGCAAATATTAAAATTGCAAAAGCAGGTTATTACCCAACGCTTTCTTTGCTTGGAGGATATACTGCTTTAGATCTGAAAGATATCATTACAGTAAAATATGCTATGAATTTTGGTTTAGGTTTATCATATGATTTATCCGGAATTCTAAAAAACAGTGCACACGTAAAAGAAGCGGAAAGCAGAGCTTTGGAAGTTAAAAATACCGAAGCAATCATGACGGACCGTATTAAAGTTGAAGTTCAGAAATCTCTTGAGGATTATGACTTAGCCATCAACCAAAGCGTGGTTTACGAAGAGGCTCTACAACAAGCTGCTGAAAATTATAGACTTGTAAAAGATAAATTCGACAATGGTCTTGCAGATACTAATGATTTAGTTGAAGCAGATGTTGAACAACTAAGCGCAAAAATCAATACAGCTGTTGCCAAAGCAACAATTATTCAAAAATATTACGAATTACTTTCAGTATCAGGACAATTATCACAATCATTCAATCTTTCAAAAATATAATCGATAGCTCTCATGGAAAAGAAAAAGACAAATAAAAAATTCATCATCATACTAGCCGTTTTGGTTTTAGTGGGAGGAACTTACGGAATATCAAAATACTTACACGCACAATCACACGAAGAAACGGATGATGCTCAGGTTGAGAAAAGAATGAACCCAATTATCCCAAGAGTTTCAGGATATATCAGTAAAGTTTATGTGAAAGATAATGATTATGTAAAAAAAGGAGATACTTTATTTACTATTGATAAAAGAGACTATCAGCTAAAGATTGATGAAGCAAATGCTGCTTTATTAGGCGCTGAAGGACAATTTGAAGCTGCAAAAGCTGACATTGGAAGTGCTTACGCAAGTATTTCTGTTTCTGATGCACAAATGAGATCTGCGAGTGGTTCTATAGAAAGTGCAAAGATTAGATTGAGACAGCTAACAAACGATTATAACCGTTACAATAACTTGTACAAAACGCATACGATTACAAAACAACAATATGAGCAGGCTTTAACTGCAAAAGAAGAAGCAGAAAACCAGGTACGTGTTTTAGAGCAACAACAAAAAGCTACATCTTACCAAAAATCGGTTATTCAGTCAAAATCTAAAGTTTCTGACAAACAAACAGAAGTTGCTGCAGCAAACATCAAAAAAGCAAAAACAATGTTAGATGTTGCACACT is a window of Flavobacterium crocinum DNA encoding:
- a CDS encoding HlyD family secretion protein, coding for MEKKKTNKKFIIILAVLVLVGGTYGISKYLHAQSHEETDDAQVEKRMNPIIPRVSGYISKVYVKDNDYVKKGDTLFTIDKRDYQLKIDEANAALLGAEGQFEAAKADIGSAYASISVSDAQMRSASGSIESAKIRLRQLTNDYNRYNNLYKTHTITKQQYEQALTAKEEAENQVRVLEQQQKATSYQKSVIQSKSKVSDKQTEVAAANIKKAKTMLDVAHLNLSYTVVTAAIDGQVSKVDIQPGQLVQPGQSLFYIINNNEAWVVANFKETQLNKMVVGQKVGLKVDAYPNYEFKGTVSSFSPATGSRFSLLPPDNATGNFVKTIQRLPVKITIDESNDPEKVKLLRPGMNVDVDVHLK